Sequence from the Salinicoccus sp. Bachu38 genome:
TTGTACTTGCAACGTTCGGCTTCATGATATCGAGCATCTTCAGGAGCAGTGCACTCGCAATCGGGCTCTCCATGTTCCTCATGTTCGTCGGCACCACAGTCGCCCAAGCCATGGCACAATATGCATGGTCCAAATATATACTCTTCGCCAATACCGATCTCTCCGTATATTTTACACCGTACGGACCGATACGTGAAGAGATGACTGTAGGATTCTCAGTCGGCGTCACTGCAGTATATATGGTCATATTCATTATTGCCGCCTGGGCTGTGTTCACTAAGCGGGATGTGGCTTAAAAACGAAAATAAAAATCAGGGTGAAGCTTCTGCTTCATCCTGATTTTTAATATAATCTTGCATAGATGACGAATGATATGAATACAGTGGATATCATCAGAGCACCGAACACTTGGAACAGGTAATAGGCTGGTGCATCAATCCAGTTGAACTGAAGAGCTGTCGTAAAGAATATGAAATAGATGATCATAGCGACAAATGATGCCATGATTCCCTTTTGTCTGATCAACTTCATGCGTTCATCTTTCTGTATGAACTGTGGATAAAGGTATGCCATACTGAAAGTGACAACTGCCATGGCAATCATCATATAGAACATCCCTGGTGGTGACGACTGTGCC
This genomic interval carries:
- a CDS encoding permease is translated as MAGFIGFTAIMAQSSPPGMFYMMIAMAVVTFSMAYLYPQFIQKDERMKLIRQKGIMASFVAMIIYFIFFTTALQFNWIDAPAYYLFQVFGALMISTVFISFVIYARLY